The genomic DNA ttagttacattactagttacttctctaaaaaagtaactcagttacttcaagttactcgttactttcaaagtaactagttactagggaaagtaactttggttttactcagaattctcttgttaatgtgttgcttccgtaactggatacccagcaagattgccagtcttctagcttgcttacttgccacaagtgcactgtgccacctaccaatagaaaggaaaaaataatgtgcacatttccacgagagaaatcccacgcctggaccgtcgttgaccgccgccatgattctagcctgctttttacatccaacacaaaaactgcagtcgtggtgcttttgattgtactcagaacctggaaattctgccttctgaataggaagatgtaggtaacaccagactgcagatgagctgcatacagagctggactgggacaaaaaaatcgtcccgggcattttgactagagaccggcccaccattataggaaaaatcataaagcctttgaatgaaaacaaacactgttgtgacagtgatgtacactgttctgatggtatatatgtatcaatctaccaatcgtttgttgtaagactcagataattatttttttaaaagcgagacattttaaatgagaataagaaagaaaagtatttccttgtccccccctttccctgttaatgccctacctggccccctggcaacactttgctagacccgccccagcacagttaccagctgtcagctacgtagaaaaggatgctggtgttatttgtctcttagaaacagttcataacttcccttcaactcattcatgtcacctaaaaggtaaacctttTTCTACATcagctgttcagctctgatgattcagtaaggacatctcctggtttcatcttcatgtttccctctcaccagataaccaaactgatatcatgaccagcagcttttacagctgtggctccagcaaacatcagctgatactagaaattaatattaaataaattctaacaacagctgatcaagcttaaacgtgctgctgttgtttagcacaacatccgctggtttcctctttctggcgcaaagtgggcgataaataaacaagagagaaaagccgatcagctgatcattgatcagtttcgtgattgaagtagaaacgggagagaatgagagaagaagaggcagctgtgcagctccagctttgtgtctttttcattgtagctgaagtccgggacaaactgtgttccttttcacctcagtacgaaacgcgtaatatttcctctgaataccagacgattctgttttttaggggacggttggcaactctaataattaacctatgaacaaaataaagttcaacatcagtaacatagcaccacccagctgtatagaaactccgtcatgctagctagcacgcagtatgaaaatgtcagcataccgaaaataaactccacctaaacttggtttatatctgactccgatagactgcaggtcataacttcttacctgaagttcagttcacctgacacgcggaccggcggccgcttcgggtctctcctcttgcctcccttttccttcatccacctgctggcttccaccacttgctaatgttactgaatctgtggaagctccgcgatatccaccacacgaagtaacgaataacgagcctatctaaatcccagtaacgagtaacgcgttcctggttgtggcataataactagttaccgtgctcgttaccacaataataacgtagttactgtaacgcgttacttaataacgcgttagtcccaacactgcacACCTATGAAAAAATTTGaattaccaattaacctaaccccactaaatgcatgtctttggactgtgggaggaaaccagtgtacccggagagaacccacgcaaacactgggagatgcaaactccacacagaaagaccctggcctgatggtggaccttctttctgtgaggcagcagtgctTACCACTGTGCCACCATGCTGCCCGTGCTATGAAGAGActtaaaaccagattgaaaaCTGTCAAGAACATCATGTTTCACTAAAAATGCCACAAATTGACTGTGAACAATTTTCTccagaattttttaaagaaaaggaagCTTGGAAATAGGCCTAAAGTTGGATAACACGGTAGGATCAAGgcaaggttgttttttttttttattagtggtTGCACTGTAGCATCCTTAAAAATTTTAGGAACAACACCTGAGGACAGGCTGCTGTTAATAACCTCAAGACAGATGGGCCTAAAACAGATATAGCCTCTTTAGAGAATCGAGGTGGGATCGCACCAGAGGGGGGAACCTGAGGCCTTCAGATGACCAAATAAAGACTCATAAAGGACAGTCTTACTGAAGACTCACAGTAGCTACGGGGCCCTTTATTACATTCTGCAATTTCTGCCTAATACCTTCAAATTTAGACTCTTTGCAATCACTTTTACAACTGTTTTTTACACTGTTCTAGCACCACATCCTCCACTTTAAGAGCTTCATTTTTTGGTGCTGGCTATGATATCTGGCTGTGGTATTCATTGCTCATGTATTTGTTTCAGGTCTCTTTGGCACTTGGATTACTGAGAGCTCCCTCTAACAGTGTGGCTCATTTTATGCTAAATCTAACAGTATGCCCATTTGCTATAAAGTCCTTGTTTTTCAatgttgtatttgtatttttggcTCTGCTCAAACTCATGATGAAACAGCAAACTCCTGTGTAATAGCATAACATTTGGGGGTAAACTGAAAGTTACTCTTATTAAAGGTTTTTGTTACATTAGAGAGATAGACAAAATTACAAACATATGAATTATGGTGGGCTTTTATAATGTTGTTCTGTTGGGTTTGTGTTGCTTTTGATCTGATGTAGCTGATATTTGACTTTAAAGGACTAACTCCTCGTGTAGCCTAGTGATCCTCTTCATGATCCTTCACCCACCCGCCCACCCCCTGAGACATTAAACACAACATCCCATTTAAAGAAGTGATAATTTGTGAGCCAGTGCCCGACTTATTCTGCTTTAGCACTGCGTTATCACTTTGCCTGGGTTCAAAGTAATCGATTTTCCCCTTGCTGTTTTATTGCGTGACGCTCTTCCTAAATTCCCCCCCTCTGGGTTGTTAAGATTTTCCAAAACAACCAGCTAAATCAAAAAGTGATGAATTGGAGCGTAGCAACAAAGAGTATTGTTCATTCACCATTGATATTGAGCGCATAATCTATTCATTAGCCTTGATGTGAACCACTGGTGACTACTTCGACCCCCATCAACACCATAACAACCTTAAGAACAATAGTAAGGCGATTCACCCACAGAGGTGGAGGCGCTGGAGGTTTccggtgtgtgtcagagggAGACGGTTTTGAGAAGCAGGGAACCTGTCACTTTTGCCACTCTGATTTTGAGGGGAGGCCATCAATCATGGAGCTAAGTAATAGGGGCAGGGTCTACCCGTCTTCATGTTTACCAGTCTATGCTTTACGGCGTTTTGGAGAAAGTGCAACAACGTGGGGTTTTGATTCGGGAGGGGGCGGCAGATAAGCAACAATAAGACGAGACATGAGATGAAGGCACAGACACCAGCAGGAGTCATGATCTATTGAAGCTGCTCTGTCCAAAGCCCCTTCACAGAGTCTGTCTCATATACACAGCGATAACCTGTCAGCACCTCAGAGCTCATCTTATCTGAATGGCACAGCTTTGCCTGAAGAGTTGTCAGAAAGCCTTTAAAACTAGGACCTTTGGGAACAGCCAACAATAAGCCTTCTTTAGCATGGTGAAAGTGACAGCATGGTCCTCCCCCTCTCCCAGCCATAAAACCTCTTCCTGGATAAACAAGGGGAAAGGCCCTTTATGAAGATGGAGAGGGTCACAAAGAGAGGAGCCACTGAGCCACCGAGGGGCCcgtctttgtttttgtctttccgAGGGTGTTTTCAAAGGATGCTCTGATAGGAGGGGGTAGCtctatttttgtcttttagtcCTCCTTAGCGCCGATCTTCTTGCAGCTCTGCCAAAACAGAGACGTGAACTTAACACGACTGAGTTGTTTGCACAAGTTGAGTTTAATTTTTTGACAGGGTGGCAGACGTGTTAATTTGGTTCATTTAGTAAGAAATTCAGATTTAAATTCAGTTCCTTAAATTTAGTTACTCTAAATGCTTCTCTGTTAGAATCAAATTCCTTTAAATTCCATGGATTTGAAATCAGAAGCCGTCAAATGACCATGGATGGTGTGAGTGTTTGCCCTCAGAGGTGCCACTGTGTGACGCTGTCAAAGAGAGGCCCCATCTTTTGGTGACAGGCTCCCAGGTCAGTTGATGGGTTGCCAGATTTAAGGCAACATGCTGATGGAGCTGCGTTGTGTTGGGAGTGTGAATGAGGGGCACCTGTGACCTCTGGTCACGCTCTGCTTGTGGCCCGCTGTGTGAGCACCACGCTCAGGACACACGCTGGGACAGTCAGGCCTTCAACTGTCCTCCACAGCGGTTGGAGCATCTCTGCAGGGCTGGTGCTGAGAGGCTGTTTTACATCATCGTACTCACATCATCAAATTGTTTCAGACACATTCACACCCTACTTTGTCAAAAAGTTTAAATAACAGCACTAATTTTCCAAAAGTGTACCTACATGCATTTAATCCTTAAGTAAAACCGGGATCTTATCATGACTGGTCTTCAGTGGTTTTTAATTCATACCCAGTTTATTTGAACATGATTTCCCATCTGGCAGCAGCATAAGCAGGGCTGCGCGTGTCTGCAGAAGCCAACACACCCTCCTCTCTGGGCTGGCTGCACGCCTTTTAGATTCAACACAGCCTCTCAGGTTCCACACCTTCTTAGAGAGGTATTTAGCTccagcagaaaacagatttctcCTAACTGCAGAAGGGATGACAAGTGATAACACGACACACAGGAGGGGGGTCTATATTTAGAGGACTGCTTTGAGATGATTTATAGTTATAAGCAGAGCAATTAACAGCATTTTCTGTAAGCAACATAGACTGAACTGGGGAATACAGTAACACTGATATCATAAGCCATTCAAGTATGATGGGTAatgtaaaagtatttttttggaaaaaaaaaaagtcaccaaTTCTGCAAGTATTGCTGTAAACATAaaaccattttatttatttcagaaaaTACAGTGCTTTTCGGGAGCTTCTCAGCCCAGAGGCAACATAAACTGTGCAGTATCAAAAATAGAAAACCCACAGCAAGAAAAGAGGCCCAGAATAACTTTTATAGTCCatataaaaaaacataactGTGTCTAAAGTTTCCTCAGTGTAAtaacaaaatgtacaaaatgtacaaaaatatgATTTACAGTGTGAAAGTCCTCTTCTCCTCACAATCTACTCCTTCCTACCACGGCCTCCACACGGAGTCTGAGGTGACAGCCGGTGCAACAGGTGACACGTGGTGACCGTTCTGTGCGGTCAGAGGTCCGAGGGCTGCACTGGGCACGAGAAACGCAAACTGTCCATCGGGCGTGGGCACCACTTGGAAGCCTCCATAGAGTTTCATCGATTCTGGGGGAGCGTGCATGAGCGAATTGCTTTTGCAGGGTATCTGTGGGACTGAAGCGACTGGAATCTGTGTGCCGGTCTGTCCGAGTCCAACCGCACCAAGGTGAGGTCCATAGAAGTTCAGAGTATTGATTTGGGCCACGCAGGCTGCCAGGTGGCTGAGGAGGCGAGTCCTCACCTCTGTGTTCACCCCTTCGCACGTGGACAGGAAACGGGTGACTTCTCCTACACACTCACTGAATCCGGCTCTGTATTTACCCAGAACGAAGGGGTCTGTGTTTGCAGCagctggaaaagaaaagaaaaatgcataaatacagacagacagaaaaatagATAGATGGAGAGATGCATGTGAAATGAATACTACTGGGCAAACATACATGCGGGTTGAGCAATAAATCTTGGAGAAAGATGGGCCATGTGCGCCATCTAAAGTTACACCTCCAATACTCAGTGCTCTCCAGTAAACATCCAGAAATGGCAGTTACATACCAGTCATCTGAAGTCGCTGCAGGTTCCTGAGGTGCTTCACAGTCATCTCAAGGATGTCAGCCTTCTCCAGTTTAGAGTGTCTGGAGCtctaaatagaaaaaaaatattgaaaattttaaatttgcttttttaattCACAGATATTTACATCTAACTGGATTATTAGCCTGTGCGTCTCCTTACGTCTTTCTTGAGTGCGTCCAGGATGAGGGTCTTCAGCTGACCCAGGCTCTCGTTGATGCGCGCGCGTCTTCGCTTTTCCATGATTGGTTTGGAAGACTTGGAAGAGGGGAGGAAACGCAGTTTAGACAGTTTATCTTAGAAATATCAAGCAATTAAACACCGGTATAAAGAGCTCATTTAACCGACCTTTCTGCTCTCTGTCAAAGCCCGGGGTTTCTCGGGCGTGGAGTCGCCACTTGTAGGGGTGGCAGCCACAGCGGACGGAGATGCTCTCTCTAAAGTACCGGCTGGCATCTTCAGTTCAGCGGGTATCAGTAAAAGAAAACCTGCAGAAGCGGTCTGCGAATACCCAGCAGTAAAAAGTCCAGTTCAGTGTGTCCCGCCTTCTCCTGGCAGACCTCGGAGATCCTCGTCGATGACAACACCACCGCTCAAAAGCGACTTCTGTCCACTCGCCAAGCTGACATCCAGACCGCTCCTGTTACGGGCTCCTCGGGTTTCTTTTATACAGCTGGGGCCTGCACGCGAGCGGCTCGTGTGCGGGTTCCCTGGGTTTCAGCAGTCTGTCCAATGAGCGCGCGGGACACGGCGCCGGGGAGGCGGCGGGCTCGTGCGACAGGACGCTCTCATTGGCTACCTGTCAGGATGCTGAAAGAGTGTTTTACAAAGGCAGCGTGAGTGAGGAGAGAAATGTCTGAGCACCAGTTCTCCTGCTGCAAATGAGGCGTCCCGCTCCACTAAAGACGCCACTGATGTGCTCTCGGGGTAAAACAAACAGCACgctgttttatctgtttttaaacGAGACAGTAAAACATAAATTAAAGCTGCTTTTTCGCTTTGTTCGTGTCTCTCCTGTGCTGGATAAAAACTTACAGCTAAAAGATGTAGTCATTAAATTTCAGTTTGTCTTAATTTTGTTTCTCCTCGAATTaattcagtgtttgtttgttttttgctttagaCTAATCTAATAATTTTAAGATTAATATAAGACCTTTCCTGTGTCAAGCGTCTCTtacttttcttcctgttaattaTTCtcgtcatattttttttaaaagaaaaggtttcAAAGATGTTTCTTTAATTGGCGTTTCTCTGTGCGTTTAACTATAAAACGAGCAAtcattttaataaagaaaacaaatcccGATTACATTCATTTATATGTGATCAGTCAGCACTTTTCTCCTGAGCCTATAAACGGTCTTTGCGCTACACCTTTTCGTTTGGAAGGTGAGCGTTGATTGCGTACATTATTactgaaatttaaaacaaatattggAGAGGAGGTTACATTTTTCCCCCGTCTTGTATTTAAACtagttactttaaaaatgtgtctaGATCAGGGGTGTTAACCGTAAGGCCCAGAAGCCAGAATCAGTCAGCaaaggaaaatgtgaaagaTATTATGGCATAAATGTTGAACTTTTAGCTGGATTTTCAGGTTTTACGGCATTTCTTATGGATGGAGACCCTATTTACTGTCTACTATACAaatatctgtttgtttgttttttacagcgtgttcacagtaaaataaatcaaataatatTTCCTGTGACATAACAAAAGCTTTGTTTCATAATTACACCACAGTATGGAcaatgagctaccagaactcttcctgaaattttgcacatttatattttttacagtttaagCTCAAATAGTCGTCAGCTGTGTTTAATTCACTACAGCAACATTGTTTGTCATGCTGAAGAACTGACATGTGCTGTTGAAATGGCACTTGCtttcttatattaagatatCCGGGATTCAGTCTATTGTTAAACTTCATGACACTGACAGAAAGTGGAGTTTCAATGTTCTGGTccatttaaaatgaaagtgGGCTGCATGTGGCCGATGACATAAAAACAGTCTGATATTCCTGGTCTAGTTAAATGACTTTGATGTGTATTTGCGTGactgtgcatgtgtttttgtgtactgAGAGGAATAtctcactctcacattcacactcccaGTTTTGTTGGGGAGGGGTGGGACGGGGTTGTTCACTGAGTGCTTCTGAATTTGAAGTAAAGAGTTTCTGACACACTCCAGGCCTGATGTCCAGTGAAGAAAATCTCTGAAGCACTGAGCTGTCTTCACTGCCTTGACCTCTGACATCTCGTGTCTACTATCAGAGAGTTTGAAGCAGAAAGTaaagatgtgtttaaaatccttctgaagatgaacaacaaaacaattttttgtgttttatgacAAACCAACACCTGAATTGATATTTTTACCCTTCTGTCCTGATTTTCTTAATCCTGATTTATACCTATTAATGACTGTTATTCATCTTTAAATATCTTATATTCTCATCTTTTCCTTCAAAGCTTATATCTGTGATAAATCATATTTCTGCACGTATAAAAACACTCACAAGAGATTTTATGCAGATTTTTATCAGTTATCATTTTGTGTGGCATTTAAGTAGCTTCTGTAATTTTCTGGTTCCTGTAACGCTTGTTGTCCTGAATTTGCAATTGTTTACCAGCAAGCACACTCAATATCTCTGTGATAAACCACTCATCTCCTGGTGTCAGTGCGCATGCCATCTGTAACGCGTTTCATTAATATATATGTTGAGAGACATCTCTATCTAGTCCAGGTTTTTATCGGGAGTTAGCTCGATCCTTCCAGATAGACTCCAAACAGTCTTTGCAAAGCTCCTAAGTCCTCAGAGGTGAAATGACCCCAGAAGCAGGTCATCGTTTGCATCCAagacttcctgtctgtgtgagCCAGACAAACTTCAAGCACCACTGGCTTCCTGACACGAGCTGGTATCAAGTTAAGTCAAATGAAATTGTCAAAACTGTAGCCAAGACTGGGATCACCTCGTATAAACCTAATTATACCCGTTCCTCAGAATTAAAAGAAAGTTCTCTcagttaaattcaattttatttatataaaatctatataaaatatgctttatatttattgattattttgaaagaacccacaataatacagagaaaatgccaacaatcagacgacatCCTgcgagcaagcacttggcaacagtgggaaggaaaaactcccttataACAGGATGAAACCTGAAGTAGAACCAGTCTTTCATTGTCAGTAATAAATAAAGTCACTGTCACTGAAGGTCTGAAAGCCAAAGTCAAGCTGTTAGCGGAGTGCTGTTGCATATTTGTCCTAATGGAAACATTAttgaaaattatttttgttcCAGAAAATGTCGTACAACATACAGTTCAGATGCTCTCAAACACAAAACCTTTTGAtctgtgacacacaaacactcacatcaGAGCATCAGATTCAGTGGCTGCTTGCATTAAATGCTCTGTTAATCTTGTAGCTGAATACTTTCAAAGCTGCTAAATTACAAAGAGGTTCTGCATGCAGCAGATGAGACAGTTGGTGCAACACTAAATTACATCCTACCAGCTCTGTTGGGGGACATAAACAGGCCCCGGTTGTGCAGATGGCGATGTAGAAATTAGGTTTACAGCACAATCCTGATCTGTATCAGTGTGGGAAC from Pelmatolapia mariae isolate MD_Pm_ZW linkage group LG18, Pm_UMD_F_2, whole genome shotgun sequence includes the following:
- the LOC134617024 gene encoding transcription factor HES-1-B-like, coding for MPAGTLERASPSAVAATPTSGDSTPEKPRALTESRKSSKPIMEKRRRARINESLGQLKTLILDALKKDSSRHSKLEKADILEMTVKHLRNLQRLQMTAAANTDPFVLGKYRAGFSECVGEVTRFLSTCEGVNTEVRTRLLSHLAACVAQINTLNFYGPHLGAVGLGQTGTQIPVASVPQIPCKSNSLMHAPPESMKLYGGFQVVPTPDGQFAFLVPSAALGPLTAQNGHHVSPVAPAVTSDSVWRPW